CATTTTCCAGGCCATCTGCAATGCGATCGGCATCGGCTTCATCACGTTCGTCGTCATGTTCATCCTCTACGTGCTGGCCATCTCGATCTCAATGTCCATCAGCGCTTCATTCTGGAAACAGCTGAAAGACAACGTGGAGTAAACGCTCCGGAGACGATCCGAAGGACGGCCGCCTGTGCCGTCCTTTTTTGTCCGCTGCGAAAAATTTTATCGAAAAACGATAAATATTATTTGTTTTTCGAAAATTAATTCTATCTTTGCAACTGTAAAACCAAAATAGTCACACATGCAGAACAAAAAATCGCTCCTGCAACGCCTGCTGGTCATTTACATTACGTTTTTCATCGTACTCGTGGCAAGCATCGCCCACGGAATCCTGCCCAATTTCTCGCGGGGCGCGGCGGAAGGCGCGGAACTCGGTAACGACATCGCCGAAAAGTGGAAATCCGGCGTGCCGCGCATGATCTACATGCTGGGCGACATCCGGGTGACGGGACAACCCGAAACGGCTGTCGAAATCGCCGCGGCGCCGGGCGTGGAAATCAAAGCCAACGTCCGCAAACTCGCCCTGGTCGTCGAGCAGAACGCCCCGGGCACATCCCCGCTGGGGCTGGCATTCCGTTCGATCGGCGGCAGCGCATGGCTCTATGCGCTGGTTATGCTCTGCCCGCTTCTCTATCTGGCCATCATCGTACTGATGTTCGTGATCATCCACTCGCTGCGCCGCTCGATCCGCGAAGAGCGCACGCTCGACAAACGCAACGTCTGGTATCTGCGCGCAATCGGCATGCTGACGATCGTCACCGAACTGATCAGCGACACTGTGGACTGGGTGATGAACAGCCGCGCCGCCGAACTGCTCGCCGGAAGCGGATACACCGTCGACGCGGGTTTCCACGTCTCCTACGCAATGATCATCATGGGTATCCTGATCCTTTTCGCCGCCGAGGTCTTCGCCATCGGCCAGAATTTGAGCGAGGAGCAGAAACTGACCATCTAAAACAGACGACATGAGAGAAATGCAAACGATAAAAGGGGGGGGGACGACTTTATGGCGATAATCATAAACATAGACGTAATGATGGCCAAACGCAAGATGTCGCTCGGCGAACTGGCCGAACGGGTCGACATCACGCCCGCCAACCTCTCGATCCTCAAGAACGGGAAGGCCAAGGCCATCCGGTTTTCCACGCTCGAAGCGATCTGCCGCGAGCTGGACTGCCAGCCGGGTGATATCATCGAATACCGCCCCGAAGAGACACAGAAACAATAAACCTTATACCACAAATGCCCATGAAAAAATTATTGATGCTGGCCGTCGCGGCGTTCGCCGCCGGCAGCGCCGCGGCACAGATGAACCAGCCGATCCCGGCCGATCCGGAGGTCCGCACCGGGAAACTGGAAAACGGAATGACCTACTACATCCGCCACAACGAAAAGCCGAAAGGCCAGGCTGATTTCTACATCCTCCACGATGTGGGAGCCATCCAGGAGAACGATTCGCAGCAGGGCCTCGCCCACTTCCTGGAACACATGGCCTTCAACGGAACCAAGAACCTCCCGGGCAAACAGCTCACGGAGTATCTGGAGACCGTGGGCGTGAAATTCGGCGCCAACCTCAATGCCGGCACGAGCTGGGATTACACGTGCTACAACATGAAGGACGTGCCGACCTCGCGCGAGGGAATCATCGACTCGGCGCTGCTGATCCTGCACGACTGGTCGCACTTCATCGCGCTGGAGCCGTCGGAAATCGACTCGGAGCGCGGCGTGATCATGGAGGAGCTGCGCACGCGCGACGGCGCGTCGTGGCGTTCGACGATGAAGCTGTTGCAGGCGCTGGGCAAAGGCACGAAATACGAGCGCCGCAACCTGATCGGCTACCTCGACGGACTGAAGAACTTCCGGCACAAGGAGCTGGAGGATTTCTACAAACAATGGTACCGTCCGGACTACCAGGCCGTAATCGTGGTCGGTGACATCGACGTAGACGCCATTGAGTCCAAGATCAAGACGCTGATGGCCGACATTCCGGCTCCCGCCGCCGGCGCACCGCAGAAGGAGACCATCGAGGTTCCCGACAACGAGGAGCCGATCGTCAGCATCTACACCGATCCCGAAATGCAGGGTACGAAGGTGCAGCTCTTCATCAAGCGCCCGGCGCTTCCCGAACAGCTCGCCAACACGGTGCTGGCCGAGGCCAACAACGTGATCGAGGCCTACATGACCACGATGGAGAACGCCCGCCTGCAGGAGATCGCCATGCAGCCCGACGCGCCGTTCCTCGGCGCCGGCATGGGCACGGGCGACGTGATCGGCATCATCCCGACGCTCGACGCCACGGTATTCGTGGCCATGACCGAGGACGGCAAGCTGGCCCGCGGCTTCGAGACCCTCTATACCGAAATGGAGAAGGTGCGCCGCTACGGATTCACGCAGGGCGAGTTCGAACGCGCCCAGGAGAACCTGATGCGTCAGGCCGAACGCTCGTACGCCAACCGCAACGACCGCCGCAACAACGAATTCGTGCAGACCTATCTGAACAACTACCAGAAAAACCAGCCGATGCCCGATGCCGAGACCGAATGGCAGCTCGACAGCATGCTGATCAAGATGCTCAACGTGGATGCCGTCAACGCCTTCGCGAAGCAGACCATTCTCCCGACGAATCAGGTGATCGTGATCAACGCTCCCGAGAAGGAGGGCGTCGCAACGCCCACCGCCGAGGAGATTCTCGCCATCCGCGACAAGGTGGCCGCATCGGAGGTCACGGCCTATGAGGACAACGTGGTCAAGGAGCCGCTGATCGCAGAAGGGACCGTGCTCAAAGGCTCGCCCGTGAAGAAGACGGTCGAGGACAAACAGCTCGGAACGACGGAATGGACGCTGGCCAACGGTGCGAAGGTCGTCGTGAAACCCACGACCTTCAAGGCCGACGAAGTGCGCCTGGGCGTAGTCGGCAAGGGCGGCCTGTCGCTGCTCTCGGACGAGGAGTACTACATGGGCGAAATGATGCCCGCCGTGAACTCGATGTCGGGTGTCGGCAAATTCTCGGCCACGGAACTCAAGAAACAGCTTTCGGGCAAAACGGCCTCGGTGCAGCCCTCGGT
This Alistipes shahii WAL 8301 DNA region includes the following protein-coding sequences:
- a CDS encoding DUF2975 domain-containing protein, producing the protein MQNKKSLLQRLLVIYITFFIVLVASIAHGILPNFSRGAAEGAELGNDIAEKWKSGVPRMIYMLGDIRVTGQPETAVEIAAAPGVEIKANVRKLALVVEQNAPGTSPLGLAFRSIGGSAWLYALVMLCPLLYLAIIVLMFVIIHSLRRSIREERTLDKRNVWYLRAIGMLTIVTELISDTVDWVMNSRAAELLAGSGYTVDAGFHVSYAMIIMGILILFAAEVFAIGQNLSEEQKLTI
- a CDS encoding helix-turn-helix domain-containing protein produces the protein MAIIINIDVMMAKRKMSLGELAERVDITPANLSILKNGKAKAIRFSTLEAICRELDCQPGDIIEYRPEETQKQ
- a CDS encoding M16 family metallopeptidase, whose translation is MLAVAAFAAGSAAAQMNQPIPADPEVRTGKLENGMTYYIRHNEKPKGQADFYILHDVGAIQENDSQQGLAHFLEHMAFNGTKNLPGKQLTEYLETVGVKFGANLNAGTSWDYTCYNMKDVPTSREGIIDSALLILHDWSHFIALEPSEIDSERGVIMEELRTRDGASWRSTMKLLQALGKGTKYERRNLIGYLDGLKNFRHKELEDFYKQWYRPDYQAVIVVGDIDVDAIESKIKTLMADIPAPAAGAPQKETIEVPDNEEPIVSIYTDPEMQGTKVQLFIKRPALPEQLANTVLAEANNVIEAYMTTMENARLQEIAMQPDAPFLGAGMGTGDVIGIIPTLDATVFVAMTEDGKLARGFETLYTEMEKVRRYGFTQGEFERAQENLMRQAERSYANRNDRRNNEFVQTYLNNYQKNQPMPDAETEWQLDSMLIKMLNVDAVNAFAKQTILPTNQVIVINAPEKEGVATPTAEEILAIRDKVAASEVTAYEDNVVKEPLIAEGTVLKGSPVKKTVEDKQLGTTEWTLANGAKVVVKPTTFKADEVRLGVVGKGGLSLLSDEEYYMGEMMPAVNSMSGVGKFSATELKKQLSGKTASVQPSVENYTSAMGGVCSPKDIETMLQLLYLNFTQPRFNKDDVDNLTKMLLAQLANAKSNPDFLMQEKVADVTYGHNPRRQMISTEIVNKFDFEQLPGIYAKLYPGANGFVFTFVGNIDPETLKPLVEKYIGSIPAARKPINYVDDKAYPVKGEVTEEFTAPMQQPKVSVNYHFSGEMPYTLKNKMALTFLTQALNSRYLVSIREEKGGTYGVRVQGSTKYIPRETYSMTISFDTNEEMADELREIVMKEIEEIAANGPKSEDIEKHREFMLKSWKNSLEQNGAWMNYIQIKYGSGLNYIADHEQAIRDLTNADVQALAKKILADGNLVKVVMRPSK